CATTATATGAATAAGGTAGTTAATCTATATTTAGCTTTATAAAAGTGCCGTCGAGACCAAAGTCGTCCTGGTAATTCTTTTGGTTTCGTCTGTGTGAGTTGAATCTTGTTGTATAATTATATGGATAAGGAAGTTAATCTATATTTAGCTTCATAAAAGAGCCGTCGAGACCAAAGTCGTCCTGGTAATTCTTTTGGTTTCGTCTGTGTGAGTTGAATCTTGTTGTATAATTATATGGATAAGGAAGTTAATCTATATTTAGCTTCATAAAAGAGCCGTCGAGACCAAAGTCGTCCTGGAAATTCTTTTTAACAATTCTTTTGGTTTCGTCAGTGTGAATTGAATCTTGTTGTATAAAATAAGTCCTCCATGAGGGAGAACATAATGTTCTTTCCCATGCATCTGTAAGAGAAtgagtatttttattgttattatggATTATAATGATAAACATTAAATATGAACAGTTTACTTATTATgatctttattcatttctcatcttaagttaggttatttataatatgaatataaaagtaaaatataaaaacacttacaaaacaataaaaattaatataaacacattataaaaaacctaacctagggtgccgccagcagcggggcagggcccaagctaccggtggtcagggccgcagagagaggaaccggcggactatccgcgccgtgtccaagatcaccgccttctgcatctgacccttgatccaaccacctagcgagagtctctcaagatgttggtcgagactcttcgctattagaccgttcactgaaacgactatcgggacaatgatcgtcgaatcaacatcccacatggcggttatctcgtgagccaagtctaggtacttactggacttgtccttctcggcttccacgagattctcatcatgggggatggtgatgtcaacgagcacggcccgacgttgcgatcgatctattatcacgatgtcaggcttattggctacaatagttctgtcagtgatgatagatcgatcccaatagagcgtggcacgaccattctcgagaacaggcgcaggtaagtacttgtagtacggtacttcgcggtccacaaggccgtatagaagagcaagttgctggtgaataatcctggctacgagattatgtctgtgcaagtactcgccgttagcaagatgagaacaaccagaaatgatatgcctgagtgactctccgggacggcggcatgcccgacaaatgtcgaccgtaccgtccttcaggatatatttccgatagttgttcgtcatcatcacttcgtccgcaattgcacaggcaaaaccctcggtttctccgaagaggtccccgaatcgtaaccagttcaccgacgcgagcaggtccacgtcgggtcccgtgagggccttgtagaaccgcccgtgtagcaccttactctcccatgccgccttgcgatccgcagtacttagtaccacaggtttgcgccagttctcgtttgccaaggagagcggcgtt
The window above is part of the Cydia splendana chromosome 19, ilCydSple1.2, whole genome shotgun sequence genome. Proteins encoded here:
- the LOC134800243 gene encoding uncharacterized protein LOC134800243 gives rise to the protein MHRDVVAVDRNLTPLSLANENWRKPVVLSTADRKAAWESKVLHGRFYKALTGPDVDLLASVNWLRFGDLFGETEGFACAIADEVMMTNNYRKYILKDGTVDICRACRRPGESLRHIISGCSHLANGEYLHRHNLVARIIHQQLALLYGLVDREVPYYKYLPAPVLENGRATLYWDRSIITDRTIVANKPDIVIIDRSQRRAVLVDITIPHDENLVEAEKDKSSKYLDLAHEITAMWDVDSTIIVPIVVSVNGLIAKSLDQHLERLSLGGWIKGQMQKAVILDTARIVRRFLSLRP